One window of Erwinia aphidicola genomic DNA carries:
- the flgK gene encoding flagellar hook-associated protein FlgK, with protein MNLFNLAKSGLSTAHSALYVIGNNINNAPTAGYSRRDLIIGEAGGLSTGNGFYGYGAQANGVYRNNDSFLNGQVRGANTNAGALIGRYEQLAEIDNMMGNSEANPSVSLNNFFAALKTLDNDPSDPAARQAGFNTLGSVSYQFNTTAKRLSGLEKSTNSQIEQSVKEINDATTQLAKLNEEIEKITSQHGTPPGDLLDARDNLLTQLSGQMGIQVTENKETGRTDVAMADGRPLVSGNRSYPLQAAVSDANPNKTVVSYVDSSGNAKELNEERFTAGKLGGLFKFRNEDLSKARNELNQMALQMAGRFNEVNGGGFDANGAAGDDLFKVPDPTAFANRNNSGGATLNVTLTKPYSAVQAEDYTITMGAAGNWEVKGADGRVVPSAIDPASGELTFDGLSVGVSGTADPGDSFMLNPASGVAENLDIAITSGDEIAAAGSPTGGESDNKNLALLLGIQGKQLIGKATLTEAYSSLVSAIGSSTSSLKADLKTADSVLKELGEKWQSVVGVNIEEEGMKLQMFTQYYNANAQILKTATTLFDALLAIR; from the coding sequence ATGAATCTATTTAATTTAGCCAAAAGCGGCCTCAGCACGGCGCACTCCGCACTGTATGTCATCGGTAACAATATTAATAATGCGCCAACAGCTGGCTACAGCCGTCGCGACCTTATTATTGGTGAAGCGGGCGGACTAAGCACCGGCAATGGTTTTTACGGTTACGGCGCCCAGGCTAACGGCGTGTATCGTAATAATGACAGCTTCTTGAATGGCCAGGTACGCGGCGCGAACACCAATGCGGGCGCGCTGATTGGCCGTTACGAACAGCTGGCGGAAATCGACAATATGATGGGTAACAGCGAAGCTAACCCGTCAGTGTCGCTGAATAATTTCTTCGCCGCCCTGAAAACCCTGGATAACGACCCCAGCGATCCTGCCGCACGCCAGGCCGGCTTTAACACGCTCGGTTCGGTCAGCTACCAGTTTAATACCACCGCCAAGCGCCTGAGCGGGCTGGAAAAGAGCACTAACTCTCAGATTGAGCAGAGCGTTAAAGAGATTAACGATGCCACCACCCAGCTGGCCAAGCTCAATGAAGAGATCGAGAAAATCACCTCGCAGCACGGCACCCCGCCAGGCGATCTGCTGGACGCGCGCGACAACCTGCTGACCCAGTTAAGCGGTCAGATGGGGATTCAGGTCACGGAAAACAAAGAGACCGGACGGACGGATGTGGCGATGGCCGATGGCCGCCCGCTGGTATCCGGCAACCGCTCATACCCACTGCAGGCCGCCGTCTCTGACGCCAACCCCAACAAAACCGTGGTTTCTTATGTTGACAGCAGCGGCAATGCCAAAGAGCTGAATGAAGAACGCTTCACCGCCGGCAAGCTGGGCGGGCTGTTTAAGTTCCGCAACGAAGACCTGAGCAAGGCGCGTAACGAACTGAACCAGATGGCGCTGCAGATGGCCGGAAGGTTTAACGAGGTGAACGGTGGCGGCTTTGACGCTAACGGCGCTGCGGGCGACGATCTGTTCAAGGTCCCGGACCCGACGGCATTCGCCAACCGCAACAATAGCGGCGGTGCCACGCTGAACGTCACCCTGACTAAACCTTACAGCGCGGTGCAGGCCGAAGATTACACCATCACTATGGGGGCGGCGGGTAACTGGGAAGTGAAGGGGGCAGACGGGCGCGTGGTGCCCTCCGCCATCGATCCGGCATCGGGTGAACTGACGTTCGACGGTCTGTCCGTCGGCGTTAGCGGCACGGCTGACCCTGGCGACAGCTTTATGCTGAACCCGGCTTCCGGGGTGGCGGAAAACCTTGATATCGCCATTACCAGCGGCGATGAGATTGCCGCAGCGGGGAGCCCGACCGGGGGAGAGTCGGACAATAAGAACCTGGCTCTGCTTTTGGGTATCCAGGGTAAGCAGCTGATTGGTAAAGCCACCTTGACCGAAGCCTACTCCAGCCTGGTCAGCGCGATTGGTTCTTCTACCAGCTCGCTCAAGGCCGACCTGAAAACGGCTGACAGCGTTCTCAAGGAATTGGGCGAGAAGTGGCAGTCGGTGGTCGGGGTCAATATTGAAGAAGAGGGGATGAAGCTGCAGATGTTTACGCAGTATTACAACGCGAATGCGCAAATCCTGAAAACCGCCACCACCCTGTTTGATGCCCTGCTGGCTATCAGATAA
- the flgJ gene encoding flagellar assembly peptidoglycan hydrolase FlgJ, with protein sequence MSEIDQFNTASWDVRSLDTLKLKAGGSESPQALRAAAKQMEGIFVQVMLKSMRDAGFKDGLMHSQASEMYTSMHDQQLAQDLAQKSQLGFADMIVRQMGGEGEDPPGQAQRIAAPAPGPYSLTHAPVSAPSATTGAQATPLSAIAARSSSSQPFISRLLRPALQAAQSSGIHPHLILAQAALESGWGKREILTGDGKPSHNLFGIKASGDWQGKTTEITTTEYINGAPQKIKAAFRVYDSYGEALSDYARLLKNNPRYQKVAQSSSAEQGAHALQAGGYATDPAYASKLINIIQQVKGNITQGVQAYKNDLSQLF encoded by the coding sequence ATGAGTGAAATCGACCAGTTTAATACTGCCTCCTGGGATGTCCGTTCGCTGGATACGCTGAAGCTGAAGGCGGGGGGCAGCGAATCACCGCAGGCGCTGCGCGCCGCCGCGAAGCAGATGGAGGGGATCTTCGTGCAGGTCATGCTGAAAAGCATGCGCGATGCCGGCTTTAAGGATGGCCTGATGCACAGCCAGGCCTCGGAGATGTACACCTCAATGCACGATCAGCAGCTGGCGCAGGACCTGGCGCAAAAAAGCCAGCTCGGCTTTGCCGATATGATCGTGCGCCAGATGGGGGGAGAGGGGGAGGATCCGCCAGGGCAGGCGCAGCGCATTGCCGCTCCGGCCCCGGGGCCATATTCACTGACCCATGCGCCGGTTAGCGCCCCCTCAGCGACGACAGGCGCACAGGCCACGCCGCTGAGCGCGATAGCTGCCCGCAGCAGCAGCTCCCAGCCGTTTATCTCCCGCCTTCTGCGCCCGGCGCTGCAGGCGGCGCAGAGCAGCGGCATCCATCCGCATCTGATTCTGGCTCAGGCAGCGCTGGAGTCGGGCTGGGGGAAACGCGAAATCCTCACCGGGGACGGTAAGCCAAGCCACAACCTGTTCGGCATTAAAGCCAGCGGCGACTGGCAGGGTAAAACCACCGAGATCACCACCACCGAATATATCAACGGCGCGCCGCAGAAAATCAAAGCGGCGTTTCGCGTTTATGACTCCTACGGCGAGGCACTAAGCGACTATGCCCGGCTGCTGAAGAACAACCCGCGCTATCAGAAGGTGGCGCAGTCCTCCTCTGCCGAGCAGGGCGCGCACGCGCTGCAGGCGGGGGGCTACGCCACCGATCCGGCCTATGCCAGTAAGCTGATTAATATTATCCAGCAGGTCAAAGGCAATATTACTCAGGGCGTGCAGGCGTATAAAAACGATCTGTCGCAACTTTTTTAG
- a CDS encoding flagellar basal body P-ring protein FlgI gives MTMKKQTFLLCTLLFSALVILAPTFVYAERIRDLVTVQGVRSNSLMGYGLVVGLDGTGDQTMQAPFTGQSVNNMLSQLGITVPAGTNMQLKNIAAVMVTAEMPAFSRPGDRIDIVVSSLGNAKSLRGGTLLMTPLKGADNQIYALAQGNVLISGSGAQAGGSRVQVNQLNGGRINGGASVEREVPNDFANQSALRLQLNDTDFSLAQLISDEINRRFSGAAMPEDARTVRLFAPADGPSRVRFLANIQDIPLRVGIQDAKVIVNSRTGSVVMNRHVTLDSCAVAHGGLTVEVSQNNQVSQPNTPFGGGETVVVPQTDISVRDSGGALQHVSSSADLNNVIRALNGLGATPNELMSILEAMKSAGCLRAKLETN, from the coding sequence ATAACGATGAAAAAACAAACTTTTTTACTCTGCACTCTGCTGTTCAGCGCGCTGGTAATACTGGCGCCAACCTTCGTTTACGCCGAGCGCATCCGCGACCTGGTGACGGTGCAGGGCGTGCGCTCTAACTCGCTGATGGGCTACGGGCTGGTGGTCGGGCTGGACGGCACCGGCGATCAGACCATGCAGGCCCCCTTCACCGGGCAGAGCGTGAATAACATGCTTTCCCAGCTGGGCATCACCGTTCCGGCTGGCACCAATATGCAGCTGAAAAATATTGCGGCGGTGATGGTGACGGCCGAGATGCCGGCCTTTTCCCGGCCCGGCGACCGCATCGATATCGTGGTCTCTTCGCTCGGCAATGCCAAGAGCCTGCGCGGCGGCACGCTGCTGATGACCCCGCTGAAGGGCGCGGATAACCAGATTTACGCGCTGGCGCAGGGCAACGTGCTGATCTCCGGCAGCGGCGCACAGGCGGGCGGCAGCCGGGTGCAGGTAAACCAGCTCAACGGCGGGCGCATTAACGGCGGTGCCAGCGTTGAGCGGGAAGTGCCAAACGATTTTGCCAACCAGAGCGCACTGCGCCTGCAGCTCAACGACACCGATTTTTCCCTGGCGCAGCTGATCAGCGATGAAATTAACCGCCGCTTCAGCGGGGCAGCGATGCCGGAGGATGCGCGCACCGTGCGCCTGTTTGCCCCGGCGGACGGCCCGTCACGCGTGCGCTTCCTCGCCAATATTCAGGATATCCCGCTGCGCGTCGGTATTCAGGATGCCAAAGTGATCGTCAACTCGCGCACCGGCTCGGTGGTGATGAACCGCCACGTGACGCTCGATTCCTGCGCGGTGGCGCACGGCGGCCTGACGGTGGAAGTGTCGCAGAATAACCAGGTCAGCCAGCCGAATACGCCGTTCGGCGGCGGCGAAACCGTGGTGGTGCCGCAGACCGATATCTCGGTGCGCGACAGCGGCGGGGCATTACAGCACGTCAGCAGCAGTGCCGACCTGAATAATGTCATCCGGGCACTTAACGGGCTGGGTGCCACGCCGAATGAGCTGATGTCGATCCTCGAGGCGATGAAAAGCGCGGGCTGCCTGCGCGCGAAGCTGGAGACCAACTGA
- a CDS encoding flagellar basal body L-ring protein FlgH, giving the protein MNLFSAFYRHGRAASAALSAALFLSGCAHILQQPLVQGPTTAAPLAMAATSANGSLFQSGQGMNYGYQPMFEDRRPRNVGDTLTILLQENVSASKSSSASANRNGSAGAGLTAVPDSVGGFLGNGKLDFEASGKSDFAGKGGAAARNTFTGTITVTVMNLLPNGNLQVVGEKQIAINQGTEFIRFSGVVNPRTISGNNTVPSIQVADARIEYVGNGYINEAQNMGWLQRVLLNLSPF; this is encoded by the coding sequence ATGAATCTATTCAGTGCGTTTTATCGTCATGGCCGGGCCGCCAGCGCCGCCCTGAGCGCGGCGTTGTTCCTCAGTGGCTGCGCGCATATTTTGCAGCAGCCTCTGGTGCAGGGCCCGACCACCGCAGCACCGTTAGCGATGGCTGCGACCAGTGCAAACGGCTCGCTGTTTCAGAGCGGGCAGGGGATGAACTATGGCTATCAGCCGATGTTTGAAGACAGGCGGCCGCGTAACGTCGGCGATACGCTGACCATCCTGCTGCAGGAGAATGTCAGCGCCAGCAAAAGCTCCAGCGCCAGCGCCAACCGTAATGGCTCGGCCGGGGCCGGGCTGACTGCCGTGCCGGATTCGGTAGGCGGCTTTCTGGGTAACGGCAAGCTGGATTTCGAAGCCAGCGGCAAGTCGGATTTTGCCGGTAAGGGCGGGGCGGCGGCACGTAATACGTTTACCGGCACCATCACCGTGACGGTGATGAACCTGCTACCCAACGGCAACCTGCAGGTGGTGGGGGAGAAGCAGATCGCCATTAACCAGGGCACCGAGTTTATCCGCTTCTCCGGGGTGGTGAATCCGCGCACCATCAGCGGCAATAACACCGTGCCCTCCATTCAGGTGGCTGATGCGCGTATCGAATACGTGGGCAATGGCTACATCAATGAAGCGCAGAACATGGGCTGGCTGCAGCGTGTGTTATTGAACCTCTCACCATTCTGA
- the flgG gene encoding flagellar basal-body rod protein FlgG: MIRSLWIAKTGLEAQQTNMDVISNNLANVSTNGFKRQRAVFQDLLYQTMRQPGAQASEQTTLPTGMQLGTGVAPVATERLHTQGGLTQTSSDYDIAIQGKGFFQVQMPDGTTAYTRDGSFKRNENGQMVTADGNPVQPDITVPLDGKELTVGEDGIVTVTVPGQAAPQQVGQLTLATFINDAGLESIGGNLYVETQASGAPNEVTPGMDGAGRLKHKYVETSNVNVAEELVTMIQVQRAYEINSKAVSASDQMLQRLAQL, from the coding sequence ATGATCCGCTCTTTATGGATTGCAAAAACCGGTCTGGAAGCGCAGCAGACCAATATGGATGTTATTTCCAATAACCTCGCCAACGTCAGCACCAACGGCTTTAAACGCCAGCGCGCGGTGTTCCAGGACCTGCTGTACCAGACCATGCGTCAGCCGGGGGCTCAGGCTTCCGAACAGACCACGCTGCCAACCGGGATGCAGCTGGGTACCGGGGTGGCCCCGGTGGCCACCGAGCGTCTGCACACTCAGGGTGGACTGACGCAGACCAGCAGTGACTATGACATCGCCATTCAGGGCAAAGGTTTCTTCCAGGTGCAGATGCCGGACGGCACCACCGCCTACACCCGAGATGGCTCCTTCAAGCGCAACGAAAACGGCCAGATGGTCACTGCGGACGGTAATCCGGTACAGCCGGATATCACCGTCCCGCTGGATGGCAAAGAGCTGACCGTGGGCGAAGACGGTATTGTCACCGTGACGGTACCGGGCCAGGCGGCACCGCAGCAGGTGGGGCAGCTGACGCTGGCCACCTTTATCAACGATGCCGGTCTGGAGAGCATCGGCGGCAACCTGTATGTGGAGACCCAGGCGTCCGGCGCACCGAATGAAGTCACCCCAGGCATGGATGGCGCGGGTCGCCTCAAGCACAAGTATGTGGAAACCTCCAACGTCAATGTCGCGGAAGAGCTGGTCACCATGATCCAGGTGCAGCGCGCCTATGAAATTAACAGTAAGGCGGTCTCGGCTTCTGACCAGATGCTCCAGCGCCTGGCTCAGCTGTAA
- a CDS encoding flagellar basal body rod protein FlgF, giving the protein MDRAIYTAMSAANAALNRQAVTANNLANSSTTGFRAQLAAFRSVPIEGETHATRALVAESTPYHDNSMGPINHTGRSLDVALPQGGWLAVAMADGQEAYTRNGAIQVDSEGALSINGFPLMGDGAPLTVPPQSAVTIAPDGTLTALGAGDDPTAVTPVGRIKLAQAEMQSLLHGDDGLFHPAGGGALAADEAMRLSPEALEGSNVSPVKSMTEMIATARSFDMNMKTIRTADENAKQANQLLSVS; this is encoded by the coding sequence ATGGATCGCGCGATATATACCGCCATGAGCGCCGCCAATGCGGCGCTGAACCGTCAGGCCGTCACCGCCAATAATCTGGCTAACAGCTCCACTACCGGCTTTCGTGCCCAGCTGGCGGCTTTCCGCTCGGTGCCGATCGAGGGTGAAACGCACGCCACCCGTGCGCTGGTGGCCGAGAGCACGCCCTACCACGACAACAGCATGGGGCCAATTAATCACACCGGGCGCAGCCTCGATGTCGCTCTGCCGCAGGGCGGCTGGCTGGCCGTGGCGATGGCCGACGGGCAGGAAGCTTACACCCGCAACGGGGCGATTCAGGTGGATAGCGAAGGGGCGCTGAGCATTAACGGTTTTCCGCTGATGGGCGACGGCGCACCGCTGACCGTGCCGCCGCAGTCCGCCGTGACCATTGCGCCGGACGGCACGCTGACGGCGCTCGGCGCCGGGGATGACCCGACGGCGGTGACGCCGGTTGGCCGCATCAAGCTGGCGCAGGCGGAGATGCAGAGCCTGCTGCACGGTGACGACGGGCTGTTCCACCCGGCAGGCGGTGGGGCGTTAGCGGCTGATGAAGCGATGCGCCTCAGCCCCGAAGCGCTGGAGGGCAGCAACGTCAGCCCGGTCAAATCGATGACCGAAATGATCGCCACCGCCCGCAGCTTCGACATGAATATGAAAACCATCCGCACCGCTGATGAAAATGCCAAACAGGCTAACCAGCTTTTAAGCGTGAGCTGA
- the flgE gene encoding flagellar hook protein FlgE, protein MSFSQGLSGLNAASRALDSVGNNIANSQTYGFKAGSVSFADIFAGAQGMGVQVAGTSQNFNDGGLTGTGRNLDLGISGNGFFRLMDEAGQAYYSRNGQFDTDVNGYITNMSNGLRLTGYQATGTPPAIQPGAGVGPIQINKTGMPPVASTSGKLTGNLKSGEEIVTKTPFNPKDGDTYSYSSQVEAYDSQGNRHTVDIYYVKTADNKWTAYSNDSSAPAGGGTPYEKLDIEFDSNGKMVTDPASLAVKGAAFNGAAPLSMTLDLSGLTQNSGENAMDPATIDGHAPGKYVNFQIGDNGEIVANYDNGEKQLIAQVVLANFTNPGGLQQNGNNTWVESPQSGPSVVGIAGTGSFGKLTGGALESSNVDLGAEMVNMIVYQRNYQSNSQTIKTQSELLQTLVNLR, encoded by the coding sequence ATGAGCTTTTCACAAGGCCTGAGCGGCCTCAATGCGGCATCGCGCGCGCTGGACTCGGTGGGTAACAACATTGCCAACTCACAAACCTATGGGTTTAAAGCGGGTTCAGTCTCCTTCGCCGATATCTTCGCCGGTGCACAGGGCATGGGCGTGCAGGTAGCCGGTACCAGCCAGAACTTCAACGATGGCGGTTTAACCGGCACCGGGCGTAATCTCGATCTCGGCATCAGCGGCAACGGTTTTTTCCGCCTGATGGATGAAGCAGGGCAGGCGTACTACAGCCGTAACGGCCAGTTCGATACCGATGTTAATGGCTACATCACTAACATGAGTAATGGCCTGCGCCTGACCGGCTATCAGGCCACCGGCACGCCACCGGCGATTCAACCGGGCGCGGGCGTGGGGCCGATTCAGATTAATAAGACCGGTATGCCGCCAGTGGCATCCACCAGCGGCAAACTGACCGGCAACCTGAAATCAGGTGAAGAGATTGTCACTAAAACCCCGTTCAATCCGAAAGATGGCGATACCTACAGCTATTCCAGCCAGGTTGAAGCCTATGACAGCCAGGGTAACCGCCACACGGTCGATATCTACTATGTCAAAACCGCGGATAACAAGTGGACGGCATACAGCAACGACTCTTCAGCCCCTGCTGGTGGCGGTACTCCCTATGAAAAGCTGGATATCGAATTTGATAGCAACGGAAAAATGGTCACCGATCCTGCCAGCCTGGCGGTGAAAGGTGCCGCTTTCAACGGCGCAGCACCGCTCAGTATGACCCTCGACCTTTCAGGACTGACGCAGAACTCGGGTGAGAATGCGATGGATCCTGCCACCATCGATGGCCACGCGCCGGGCAAATACGTCAACTTCCAGATCGGCGATAACGGCGAAATCGTTGCCAACTATGACAATGGTGAAAAACAGCTGATTGCCCAGGTGGTACTGGCAAACTTCACCAACCCGGGCGGGCTGCAGCAGAACGGCAATAACACCTGGGTCGAATCACCGCAGTCCGGCCCTTCCGTGGTCGGCATCGCCGGTACCGGCAGCTTCGGTAAGCTGACCGGAGGGGCGCTGGAAAGCTCCAACGTCGATCTCGGCGCTGAAATGGTCAACATGATCGTCTATCAGCGCAACTACCAGTCCAACTCTCAGACCATCAAAACCCAGTCTGAGCTGTTGCAGACCCTGGTTAACCTGCGATAA
- a CDS encoding flagellar hook assembly protein FlgD produces the protein MAVSSVNNNSNNGVGTGSSAADLTNSFMTLLVAQMQNQDPTNPMDNNQLTSQLAQFNTAAGVESLNKSLNTVGGLLVNMQQMSSASWVGREVMVEGDQKVTWGGVDTASDEKPLSFALGGEAEKVTVTLTDAAGKAYTAELKGSKTKAGINEFSLDDLENFKPSEPEADMEYTVTYSASAAEGQAPEIVGLVAEKIEAVSFGAQGAVLHLAKGKTTTLSEIFVIR, from the coding sequence ATGGCAGTTTCTTCCGTAAACAATAACAGCAATAACGGTGTTGGCACCGGCAGCAGCGCTGCCGACCTCACCAACAGCTTTATGACGCTGCTGGTGGCACAGATGCAGAACCAGGACCCGACTAACCCGATGGACAATAACCAGCTGACTTCCCAGCTGGCACAGTTCAACACCGCTGCCGGGGTTGAGAGCCTGAATAAATCGCTTAATACCGTGGGCGGGCTGCTGGTCAATATGCAGCAAATGAGCTCGGCATCCTGGGTTGGCCGCGAAGTCATGGTTGAGGGCGATCAGAAAGTGACCTGGGGGGGAGTGGATACCGCCAGTGACGAAAAACCGCTGAGCTTTGCCCTCGGGGGGGAAGCAGAGAAGGTCACCGTGACGCTGACCGATGCAGCAGGTAAGGCCTATACCGCCGAGCTGAAAGGGTCGAAGACGAAAGCGGGTATTAACGAGTTCAGCCTCGACGACCTGGAGAACTTCAAACCGTCTGAGCCAGAAGCAGACATGGAATACACCGTGACCTATAGCGCCAGCGCGGCCGAGGGCCAGGCGCCTGAGATCGTTGGTTTGGTTGCCGAGAAGATTGAAGCGGTCTCCTTCGGAGCACAGGGCGCGGTGTTGCATCTGGCTAAGGGCAAAACCACGACGTTAAGCGAGATCTTCGTTATTCGTTAA
- the flgC gene encoding flagellar basal body rod protein FlgC gives MSLFSVFDISGSAMTAQSKRLNVSASNMANADSVAGPDGQPYRARQVTFEVDTHAGGDIGGVKIGEVVESTAPDRLVYEPGNPLADPQGYVRMPNVNVVNEMVNTLSASRSYQANVEVMNSAKSLMLKTLSLGQ, from the coding sequence ATGTCGTTATTTAGCGTTTTTGATATTTCAGGCTCGGCAATGACTGCCCAGTCAAAACGACTGAACGTCAGCGCCAGCAATATGGCCAACGCCGACAGCGTGGCCGGGCCGGACGGGCAGCCGTATCGTGCCCGTCAGGTCACTTTTGAGGTGGATACCCATGCCGGAGGCGATATCGGTGGGGTAAAAATCGGTGAAGTGGTGGAGAGCACCGCGCCGGATCGGCTGGTGTATGAGCCGGGCAATCCGCTGGCGGACCCGCAGGGCTACGTGCGCATGCCGAACGTCAATGTGGTGAATGAAATGGTCAACACGCTCTCCGCCTCCCGCAGCTATCAGGCCAATGTCGAAGTGATGAACTCAGCAAAGTCGTTGATGTTGAAAACATTATCACTCGGCCAGTAA
- the flgB gene encoding flagellar basal body rod protein FlgB, with protein sequence MINKLDDAFRFQQEALSLLSRRQEVLASNIANADTPGYMARDIDFSQQLKNTLANQSLAKSPVSLSLTSHRHIEAQDKVFDDASLLYRIPDQPSADGNTVDMDRERISFADNSVKYQSSLTFLGADIKKMMSVLA encoded by the coding sequence ATGATCAATAAACTTGATGATGCGTTTCGCTTTCAGCAGGAGGCGTTGAGTTTACTCTCGCGTCGGCAGGAAGTGCTGGCATCAAATATTGCTAATGCCGATACGCCCGGCTATATGGCGCGCGATATCGATTTTTCACAACAGTTAAAAAACACGCTGGCGAATCAGTCACTGGCGAAATCACCGGTGTCACTGTCATTAACCTCTCATCGCCATATTGAGGCGCAGGACAAGGTTTTTGACGATGCCAGTTTGCTGTACCGCATTCCGGATCAACCCAGTGCTGACGGTAATACCGTCGATATGGACCGCGAGCGTATCAGCTTTGCCGATAACAGCGTGAAATATCAGTCGAGCCTGACCTTCCTCGGTGCGGATATTAAAAAAATGATGAGCGTCCTCGCTTAG
- the flgA gene encoding flagellar basal body P-ring formation chaperone FlgA, translating into MLFRSSFLLLTLCLSTSLDASTQALPASEQRLLTRINGLLNQGRPVGENSNLVQVATLLSPARQLSALCAEPVMTLAGNERRLVGRRSVVAKCGARRHYLTIQVKAQGTWWLAKNRLAAGSRVSAGDIEPFTGSLEHQPDGIIFDAAEIIGQTTTRAIAAGSPLRQNQLRQHWRLRNGQTVDIVAQGKGFRIRSAGKALANAAVDDMLKVQTRSGQTVSGKVTADGQVVIFLQE; encoded by the coding sequence ATGCTTTTCCGTTCATCTTTTCTGCTGCTGACGCTGTGCCTCAGCACCTCGCTGGATGCCAGCACCCAGGCGCTGCCTGCCAGCGAGCAGCGCCTGCTGACCAGGATCAACGGCCTGCTCAACCAGGGTCGGCCAGTGGGTGAGAACAGCAATCTGGTGCAGGTCGCGACGCTGTTAAGCCCGGCGAGGCAGCTGTCTGCACTCTGTGCCGAACCGGTGATGACCCTGGCGGGGAATGAGCGCCGCCTGGTCGGGCGGCGCAGCGTGGTGGCAAAGTGTGGCGCGCGGCGCCACTACCTGACGATTCAGGTGAAGGCGCAGGGAACCTGGTGGCTGGCAAAAAACCGCCTGGCAGCGGGCAGCCGGGTTTCAGCGGGTGATATTGAGCCGTTCACCGGCAGCCTTGAGCACCAGCCCGACGGGATCATTTTTGATGCCGCAGAGATCATCGGTCAGACAACCACGCGCGCCATTGCGGCGGGCAGCCCGCTGCGTCAGAATCAGCTGCGCCAGCACTGGCGGCTGCGCAATGGGCAGACGGTGGATATTGTGGCGCAGGGAAAAGGCTTTCGTATTCGCAGCGCGGGCAAGGCGCTGGCTAACGCCGCGGTAGACGATATGCTGAAAGTGCAGACCCGTTCCGGGCAGACCGTCAGCGGTAAAGTGACCGCTGACGGCCAGGTGGTGATTTTTCTGCAAGAATAA
- the flgM gene encoding flagellar biosynthesis anti-sigma factor FlgM, whose amino-acid sequence MSIDRTPPAAAVNAIAATQDMRIRHPQQEAESARVQASGDDKTDVKLSALTQQMKADTHGDIDYARVAAVRAALDAGELPIEPETIARSLVMDIFQFN is encoded by the coding sequence ATGAGCATTGACCGTACCCCCCCCGCTGCCGCCGTTAACGCCATTGCTGCCACTCAGGATATGCGCATTCGTCATCCTCAGCAGGAAGCAGAAAGCGCGCGCGTGCAGGCGAGCGGCGATGACAAAACCGACGTGAAGCTGAGCGCGCTGACCCAGCAGATGAAAGCGGACACCCACGGTGACATCGACTATGCGCGTGTTGCTGCGGTACGTGCCGCCCTGGACGCCGGCGAGCTGCCCATTGAACCGGAAACGATTGCCCGTTCGCTGGTCATGGATATCTTTCAATTTAATTAA
- a CDS encoding flagella synthesis protein FlgN, producing MDKLYPILSQMKTSLSELEAIMIEEVNQLNRPQINPVSLQVLTDNKSQLLSTIQYYDELRRREEAERNIAAPYRQQGKLFSCWQQVTEQIQATKDLNGKVEELLNIHMKKNQQLKKVVDSVNGNNIYGAAGESHSAPTARAYNISV from the coding sequence ATGGACAAGCTGTATCCGATATTGTCACAAATGAAAACGTCGTTGAGCGAGCTGGAGGCGATCATGATTGAGGAAGTCAATCAGCTGAATCGCCCCCAAATTAATCCTGTTTCACTCCAGGTATTAACGGACAATAAAAGCCAGCTGCTGTCGACCATTCAGTATTACGACGAGCTGCGTCGTCGGGAAGAAGCCGAGCGTAACATTGCCGCCCCCTATCGTCAGCAGGGTAAATTATTTAGCTGCTGGCAGCAGGTTACCGAACAGATCCAGGCAACCAAAGATCTGAACGGCAAAGTTGAAGAGCTGCTGAATATCCATATGAAAAAAAATCAGCAGCTGAAGAAAGTGGTGGATAGCGTCAACGGTAATAATATTTACGGCGCTGCGGGTGAATCCCACAGTGCGCCAACCGCGCGCGCCTATAACATCAGCGTCTGA